In Nitrospirota bacterium, the genomic window CTCCTAATGATAATCCTGATAACAGTCATAATCGGCAGAGGGTTCTGGGGAATATTCCTTGCCCTCTGCATCGTAAGCTGGGTAAATGTTGCAAGGCTTGTCAGGGGTGAGGTACTCAAACTAAAAGAAATGCCTTATGTTGAAGCAGCAACAGCAATCGGTGTAAGCAACCGGCGCATACTCTTCCGGCATATCCTTCCGGGATTAAGCGGCGTGTTAATAGTTACACTCACCTTTCGCATCCCCTCTGCCATCCTTGCAGAATCCACGCTGAGTTTCGTAGGAATAGGGCTTGCCCCGCCGTTCAGCAGTTGGGGAGTCCTTGCAAACGACGGCTGGTCTGCCATGAGATTCTTCCCTCACCTGATGCTTTTCCCCGGGATTGCAATATTCCTGATAGTACTAGCATGTAATCTTGTTGGTGATGCACTCAGGGATAAATGGGAGGGAAGGTTTTAGAATATCGGGCACAGCCAGTGTCCTTCAAAAACAGGCTTCAACGAATTGGAACGGCAGGGGCGGGAGCGGTGACCTGATGGCAAATGCCGCAATATGTACACTCAGGGAGCTTTCCCCAAAAGTCCCCGGCGGCGGCCCGGTTAATTCAAAGGTTTCAATAGGCATCGGACTTGGTGATGTAAAGGTATCACAGGAGATCGGCTATCTTGACTTCGACAGGATAAACGGCCGATTCAAGGGCTACCGTAAGGTTAATTTCACTCTGCCTGTACTCGGAACATTTGATGCAATAACACAAAACATTGATATTCACAGGGTCTATTACGGTACGTCATTTAATTCCCATCCTTATGCAGGAGGTTATCTGATTCAAAACGGTTACGGTCTGAATCTATATACCGAGGAAAAGGATACTGATGTTGTAATCAAGCCCGCAGCCTTTAACATCAAGACACCGATTGGTGTGTTTGAAGTTCAGCCGGAATTCACTTATGAGTCGAATACGGTTGTTGCAGATAAACCATTTTACAAAGATTATACTTACGTTATCCTTCCTGAAAAAGATAATGAGATACCGGAGATTAAATATTCAGATCTATATGGGATAATTGATGGTGTAAACGATACCACTGCGTCTTTGGGAATCAGCAATTATAAGGATCAAAGGACAGGCTGGATCAGTCAGCTCGGGCTCGGGACAAGGGGGCTGATAACACAGAAACCATGGAGTCCTCCCAAGAGCGGTACATTCAGCAGACCTGATTTTGGGTCATTAGATTTTACTGATTACCTTGCCAGATCAGATGAAGAATATCTTCCAACTATAAAGGTCACGGCCTCCGGTAAGGTAAAATATCCAAAGGACCCTTATGAATTACTCCCCGGATGGGTAGGGAACTCCTGAAGACCTGTTTAATGTCCCGCTGCCTTGCAATATCTGCATCTTTTCAAACGAGGTAAAGGACCCGAACAGCGGTGAGGTTCTTGAACCGTCACATAAGGAAATACTTCAACCTGCAACAACGCCCCCTGTCTGGAAATGTGATTCAAAGGCAAAGAGCGGATGCATGGATCAATGTTTATTTAATAAAGAAACCGGTGAGCTTACCTTTTTAAAGGGACCTGATGAGATAGCAAAAGACATTCCTGAAGATAACCCGGCCCATGCCCATTTACTAACCTGCAAGTATTCATGCGACGAAAACCCACCGCCGAGTATATTGGGAGTCTGTCTTGGTGATAGTACCCCTCCGGCAATATCTTCATATTATCCTGCTGATAAAGTAAACGGTGTATCTGTTAACTCCGCAATTACCGTTACATTCAATGAGGCTATGGACGCATCAACGATAAATACCAATACATTCATTATTGATCACGGCGTTACCGGCAGGACGGCTTATGATAGCGCAACTAAAACAGCAACATTTACTCCTGACCCTCCACTTTCAGGTAATACGACTTATGCTGTCACGATAACCACAGGTGCAAAAGATACTGCAGGAAATCCATTACCCGGCGCCTTAATATGGAACTTTACAACAGAGGCATCGGCGGTACCGGGAAACCGGATAGCTTTTGTTACATCAGGACGGGGCAATGGAAATCTTAGCACCTGGGCAGATGCCGGAGAAAAGA contains:
- a CDS encoding ABC transporter permease, with the protein product MKRNFPLYFGLAVIISAAVVAVFAPWIAPYSYDQQDMSVILRWPDWTHPFGTDNLGRDLLSRMIYGTQVSLAIGFFTSFASLVIGTFYGAVSGYKGGRTDHVLMRIVDVLYAIPDLLMIILITVIIGRGFWGIFLALCIVSWVNVARLVRGEVLKLKEMPYVEAATAIGVSNRRILFRHILPGLSGVLIVTLTFRIPSAILAESTLSFVGIGLAPPFSSWGVLANDGWSAMRFFPHLMLFPGIAIFLIVLACNLVGDALRDKWEGRF
- a CDS encoding Ig-like domain-containing protein; its protein translation is MDQCLFNKETGELTFLKGPDEIAKDIPEDNPAHAHLLTCKYSCDENPPPSILGVCLGDSTPPAISSYYPADKVNGVSVNSAITVTFNEAMDASTINTNTFIIDHGVTGRTAYDSATKTATFTPDPPLSGNTTYAVTITTGAKDTAGNPLPGALIWNFTTEASAVPGNRIAFVTSGRGNGNLSTWADAGEKTGIAAGDTICQARANAAGLSGTYAAWLSDSTNDAYCHIHNLTGKKADNCGQTTLPAEAGPWLRMDGLPFRGMKISGTRMSRLSS